One segment of Yersinia kristensenii DNA contains the following:
- a CDS encoding ArsC family reductase codes for MFDDAQKSLYKVYGIKNCDTIKKARRWLEEQGIPYQFHDYRADGLSDEQLQGFIDKLGWEPLLNTRGTTWRKLPQAQRDAITDAQSAKLLMLEQPAIIKRPLLEAANGEMLLGFKIESYQRFIQQHRGQQNMTHNQNDIEVQ; via the coding sequence ATGTTCGATGATGCTCAAAAAAGTTTGTATAAAGTATATGGTATCAAAAATTGTGACACCATAAAAAAGGCCCGTCGCTGGCTGGAAGAGCAAGGTATTCCCTATCAGTTTCACGATTATCGCGCGGATGGATTGAGTGACGAGCAGTTGCAAGGTTTTATCGATAAACTCGGTTGGGAGCCGTTGCTAAACACCCGCGGTACCACCTGGCGCAAACTGCCGCAGGCGCAGCGCGATGCCATCACTGATGCGCAATCGGCCAAATTACTGATGCTGGAACAGCCCGCTATCATCAAACGCCCGCTGCTGGAAGCCGCCAATGGCGAGATGCTATTGGGCTTCAAAATAGAAAGTTACCAACGATTTATTCAGCAACATCGGGGGCAACAAAATATGACCCATAACCAAAACGATATTGAGGTGCAATAA